In Anas acuta chromosome 25, bAnaAcu1.1, whole genome shotgun sequence, the genomic stretch GCAGAGGCCGCATCTGTCCCCTCCTGGGGGGGTGCTGTCCCCTCCCTCACCTCCTCGTCGTCCTCGGTGTACTGGGTGTAGCGCTGCTCTATCATCTCCCGCTGCCACCGCTCCTGCTCCAGCGTCTGCTGGATCAGCTGCGCCACCTCGCTCTGCTCGCCCGGCTTCTCCCGCCCGATGAGGAACctgcggggacagcggggggcTCAGCTGGGGACGGGGGGAGGGCCTCAGATTGGGGACACCCAGGTGGCAcagccaggggaggctcaggtgGGGGGCATCCCCGTTAGGAGTGATGAGTTTGGGGGCGCATTATGTTCagggaggggatttggggagggcgAGGTGGCATAGGGCAGGCAGTGgccatggggacagcagggatCGGGGGGTAtttgggggcagggggtgctgtgggggcaGCGTGCCCCCGTGtgtgcccagccccagggcccTACCGGACGCGGCCCTTGGTGTTCCTGAGCACGGAGGCGGCGAAGCTCTGCGTCACCCCCACCAGGCTGGTGCCATCCACCTCCACGATCAGGTCGTTCACCTGGATCCTGGGGACAAGGGGACGGTCACAGCgctgccaccccctgcccacctccccagcatctcccagcTCCCCCCAAAGCCCAtgggggtgcagcagcaggagtctgggggagggatttggggccGGGCACCCCTTACCTGCCGTCCCGGTGGGCTGCACCCCCTTCCGTCACCGTCTTGACGAAGATGCCCAGCTTCTCCAGGCCCATGTCAGCCCCCGCTCCCATGCCAATGATGCTGATCCCCAGCCCCTCGGAGTCTGTGGAGACAGAGAGCCGTGTCCCGGGGGTGGCAGCGGTGGCTGCGAGCGCCCGACACCGATGGGGTCACCTTGGATCCGTCCCCGAGGCTCTGGGGAGCAGGACGAGGCCAGCACCCACCTTTCTCCAGCTCCACGGGGAAGAGGTCGAGGCGCTCCACCCTCTTCTCCAGCTCGTACTCGGCCGACGCAGCCATGGGGTCGACGTCCTCATTGCGGCGGTCGTAGTCCTCGTTGGAGTAAGTGCTGAAGACCTGGCgtgggaggggggcgggggCATGGAGAGGGGGGTTACGGATCCTACGAGGCACCGGagaacccccccagccccacagcacggTGCGGGGTGAGGAAGAGTCTGAGGAAGGACAGAGGGGGGCTTGGGGTGGGCTTGGGAGTAGAGGTGGCTccgtggggagggagggatggatggacagacggatggatggatggatggatggatggacggacggatggacagatggatggagggagggatggaggggtgAAATggcagatggatggatggactgGAGGACAGATAGATGGACCAAGGGAGGGTAGAGAGGGGTGGGTGCATTGGTGGGTGGGTAGATGGATGCGTGGATGGGTGGGCAGATAGAGGGGTGGACGGATAGATGGGTGGAGGgatggacagatggatggaCCCATGGAAGgatggacagatggatggatggagagaTGAACAGATAGATGGACAGACGGACgggtggatggatgggtggatggacggacagacagatGGACCAAGGGATGGCTGGATGGACAGGCAGATAACTGGATGGATGGACAGGtgacggacagacggacagatgGGGTGCACCAGCAGTGGCTGCTCAGAGATGCACAATTTGGGGCAGCAGACCTGGCTCGTTCCCCAGCTCCTcccctcatcctcctcatcctccccccttccccagtcACGGGCTCCCCAGGGGGGGTCTCTCAGGGGTGGGGGTCCCGGTGCTGAGCACGGCAGATGTCCCCAGAGGGGCCGTGGTGGATTAGGGCTAACACCACACCGCTAAAGCCTTGCAACAAAGGGTATTTAGGGATGAGTGTCAAGGGCCATCGCACAAAGCCCGGTGACACCGAGATGGGCAGGACCCTCCTGGGTGGCACgcaggggtgctggggacaaACGGGGGACCTGCCACTGTCCCCCTGCATGTGGTCACCAGGGAGGTCCAGGCATGGACGTCCCCCTGTGCCACCCGGCTCTGTGCCAAGGTCCTTGAGGAGTTTGGGGACCTGGAGCAATTCCCAAGGGAGAAGCAGATGGGGGCAGTAAAcggcctggggagggggcttcCAGCGGGTACCCCCACCCCTGGGTgcaggctgggtgctggtgctggggtccccagtgcctcccagtcaCAGGGGGCTCAGGATGCTCAGGGTGTAGGACATGTGGGTGCCCTGCCCACCCATGCCCACGGGACCCCACGGAGGGACGGGGCAGGGGGCACACACCGGAGGCTGAATGCATCACCTGGGGGGCACAGAGCACCCCAAAAACCTCGACTGTGCATCCACGGGGGAAATCCCTTCCTGGAGCATGGGCCGGCCGGTCCCCATGGCACCAAACCCCCGGTGTGCACCCAGCCGGTGCGCGGCCACCGCGGGACCCTGTCCCCACACCGGGCCACCGTGGTCCCCGTCCCCCGTCCCAGGTGGGGCCACCCACCCGCCGCTGACTCAGAGCCAGAATATAGGCCGTGCCGCTAAAAATAACCCCGCTCGGCACAAAGCAATTTCTGTTCCTCCAGCTGAGGGGATAGGAGCACGAGAGAAAGCCCCGAAATAGCGGCGCGGCCCCTTCTCCCCGCTGTGCCACCGCCGGCACCGGCCACAGACCCCGGCACGAGATGGGGACCCCAAATCCTGGagctgtccctgtgtccccaagCTGcccggggtgtgggggggggcgggcagcTCTCGTGGCTGGCCCCCGCCTGCCCGTGCTGCTGAGACACTTCCCCTTCCTCCACTTCCCGAAATGGTCCCGCGCTGGGCCCgagagggggggaaaaggggggtaGCAAACAtcctccccccaaaaaccctGGCTCTGGGAGGGGTCCCGGCACTGGGGGACCCTGGGGACCTATGCAGAGGGGTGGTGGCATGGCCTGGTGGCTCCCGGCAGCACTCAGGGCCCAGCCGGATATTTTGGGCATCCCCACCCAAAATACCGAGTGgctcccagctcttcctggGGCACATGGTGCAAACGTGCCACCCCCTTAGGTCCCGATGTCACCCCCCCTGCCATGCACCACCATCCCCAGGGTCCTATGGCCGGGGTGGCCACCCCACTtttcatccccatcccctcccagtATGGCCATGCTGGGGCTGCAACCCCACCAGTGTGCCTGGGCCACCTCCCATCCGGCTGCACCCAGCCACTGGGTGCTCCCCAAAGGGGTCTTTTTGGGGTACAAGGACGCACCAGAGCCCCTctgcccttctccaggctgggccACCAGCTCCTCCCCAGCGCTGCACACTTGGCCATGGGCAATGGGGCAGGAGGTTGCCCATCGCCACCTCCATGGCCTTGAGGCTGGATGGGGCACCCCAAAACTCCTGatttctcctcccagctccgCCCGGGTACCCCCAAAAAACCCCGCGGCCGGGCTCACCTGTATGGGGGCCGTGCTGAACTGGATCTTGCGGTTGGGGACGGGCTCCTCTTCCTCGGACAGCCCGGGGATCTCCACGCAGCTGGATTCGGGCTCGTAGAGCCCATCAgcctcctcatcctcatccaGCCCGCTGCCCCCCGAGTCCTCCCCGAGCCCGCTGTAGGCACTTATGTCCACCAGGTCCGCCTCGGAGAAGTCCTCCTTCTTGGACTCGTCGTACAGCTCGCCCTCGTCCGCCCGCTCACCCTTGACGCCCTCCTCGGCGTAGGGGGGCTCCTCGCCCCCTTCCAGGCGCGGCTCGGGGGGCGCCGGCCCCTCAGCCCCCTTGGCCGGTTCGGGCGCTGGCACCGGCTCTCCAGCCTCCACCTCGGCCTCCGATTCACCgctctcctccacctccaccgGCTTGATCTTGCAGACCTCCTGCACCCGCGGCACGCTCCCATCCTTCTCCGCCGGCCTCCCGGCTTTGCCCgctgccttctcctcctcgGCCGGCCGTGGCCGTGCCGGGGCAGTGGGGCCGTCTCCCGTCCTGCTCTCGGCTTTGCCAGCCTCCGTGCCCTGCAGGAAGACGCGGGACCGCTTGCTCACCAGCTTGGAGTTGAGCGGCCCCGCGCGCCCCGGCGTCTTGTGGAGGTTGTTGCGGAGGTCGGCCTTCTCGAAGACGGCGCTGAGCTGGCTGACGGTGGGCGACACGGCCTCGGTGTCCAGCTTGTCCAAGGACTCGGTGCTGCCGTTGAACTTCACCACCACGTCCAGCTTGCGGTCCTGGAAGCCGGCCCGTTCTTTGCGCAGCAGGAGCTTGGTGGTGGCCTCCTTCTCCTGCGGGCTCCGCTCGAAGATCTTGCGGGTCTCCTGCAGCTTGGAGAAGGGCTTGTCGGGCTTGGAGTCGAAGCGGCTCACCCGCTCCGAGACGCTGGTGCCCAGCTTCAGGAGGTTGCCCTGCTCCATGCTCTCATTCAGGCTGCTGGCCCGGGGCAAGGAGAGGCGGACGGGCTTCTCCTTGCCCTTGGCCAAGTCGCAGGCGCCCTCGGGGCCCGGCGCCGTCCCCATCTGCAGGAACATGTTCTTGATGCGGTGGACGTTGGAGCCATACTTCTTGCCACGGGCTTTCTTGCCATCCTCGCCCTCGGCATCCTTTGTGGGTTTCAGGGCCTGGATGGTGGCCTCGTAGGCGTTGCGGTGGGGGGACGCGCTCCTCAGCCCCCCgctgccagctcctccgccCGGGGCCCCCCCGCTGCCGCCCGGGGCTGCCGCCCCGCTCGCTGCCTCCGTCCTCAGCATCCTGCCCCGTCGTCACCgtcaccgccgccgccgccgcgccgcaTCGCCCGCCGGCTGCTggggcgcggggagggggccgcTGCCGGGGGGCCGCCGGGGACCCGGTCAGGCCATCGCCAGCCTGGGGGGGCCCAGCgcgccccccccctccgccccggccctccttccttcctcccttctcctcctcttcccctttttctccGCTGCTGCGCTGGTGATGGAGCCGCCGCTGCCTGCGATCCGCCCGCCCCGCTGCCCGCAGAGCCCTCTGGGTCTTAGCGACGCGCTcttgctcttcctcttcctcgCCGCCGCGCTTCGGCCTCGCCGCTGCCGTCACCCCGatcccctccccgtgtccccccccttTTCCCGTGCCCACCGGTGGCACCGGCACCGCCGTggtcccctgcagcccccagctctccccacgCGTCCCCTCCGCGCAGCTGGGGATGTGCCGTGTCCGTGTCCCCCCCATcattgtcccccccccccaggccttGTGCAatgtccccccaccccagctctgtccccacagcccccctggggtctgcccccaccccacatGTGTCCCCAAGGCCCCCCAATTTCATCCCTGGGGACCCTGAGCCCTGGACCGTGGCCACGCTGCttctgcccctctgcccccccagTTCCATCCCCGTGGCCCCCAGGAcggtccccgtgtccccccagTCCTGGCCACACGCCCCCCACTTTTGTCCCCACATCCCCTTTATCtgcccccacatccccccagTATCCCCGTATCCCCCCAGTTTCGTAGCCTTCTCCCCCAGCCTGTCCCATATCCCCCCAGTTTTGTCCCCCAcgtccccagtgtcccccatTCCTTGCTCCGTGTCCCCCCACTTTCATGCCCACGTCCCCCCCATCCTGTCCCCGTGCCCCTTCTGGCTCTGTGCCCGTgtccccctgctccctcccctgtgcccccccagttttgtcccccatgtcccctgctcccctccctttggtccccacacccccacccccacagcTCCCCGGGGTGTCCCAGCGTGTCCCTACAGGGTCCCCATTTACTTTCTGCCCCCACAAACCCGTGCCcctccccagggtgctgcccaTCTGCCCCACACCTCCAGTGTGGGGGGAGCATGAGGAGGAATATTCTGGGGGGGGTTAATTAGGgtctcctcccttccctgcagcatggGCACCGTGGGGACCAGGGCGCACAGCGTGGCACCATTTTGGGGTGCCTGTGGGATGAGCACCCCAAAAAAGCCACACACTCATGTGGAatggggggagaaggagggacAGGGTAGGGACATCCCTACTTGTGTCCCCCCCACAGTGACAGACccgtgaggggggggggggggaggcacaCCGGTGAAGGTGGGGGCGCCAGGACCCTGCAGCTGCTGCGCTGCCGGCCCTTTGTGTGTGACGAGACGTGACGTGGCGTGACGCGGCGCGGTGCGACGgcccccacggccccccccttccccttccgcTGCAAAatctgtgccccccccagctcctttccccccTCCACCACCAGCCCTGCGGTCtcccaacaccccccccccccccggctgcgtCCTGCCAAGGGCTTGGGGGGGGTGGCTTGGTTCTGCGCCCCACCTTGTGCAcgcacacgcgtgtgcacaCGCATGCACCCCATGGACGTGTGTGTGCGGGGCAGCGGTGCTGGCCGGCCACATGCCACGCTGGCGGGGGGGGGTCAgctgtccccaaatgtccccccatccccatgtgCCACACCGTGCTGTCGTGACCCGTTGTGCACCGTCGTGTGCCGTCGTGTCCTGTTGTGTCCCATGGTGCCCGTCGTGCCCCGTTGTGCCCAGCCGTGCCCAGTTGTGCCCCATTGTGTCCTCCTGTGCCCCCCCATGCCCTCTtgtgccctgctgtgccccactGTGCCCCATTACATCCCATTGTGCCCCATTGTGCCCCATTGTGCCCCATTGTGCCCCGTTGTCCCCTCTTGTGCCCGGCGGTGTCCTGCCATGCGCCATCCTGCCCTGTCGTGTCCCACTGTACCCCACTGCGTCCCGTTGTGCCCTGTGGTGTCCCATTGTGCCCCATCCTGTCCCATTGTGCCCCATCATGTCCCATTGTGCCCCCGCTGCCACCCCAACCCCCACAAGCCGTGGCACCAGGATGAGCCCACCCAGAGCAGAGGGCGCAGCGGGGTCCCACCATGCACCCCTTGGTGTCCCCGCTCCTCCCCAGGGGCAAAAGGGACTCGGTGGCACGAGGCCGGGCTGGCAGGAGGTGGCCATGGCAGGGTCCCTGccgtgtccccgtgcccccagtttgggcccccccgggccggccagccccgctgctgctgtcACTCAGGCGCTGGCCCCGCTCCCGGTGAAGATGGAGGCGCCCGAGCTGCTGCGGGTCTGGGTGCTGGCAGGCGAGTGGCAGCCCCGTCACCCACCCTGGGAACACGGCCGGGCCTGGGGGACACCCCCCCGGCAGGGAGGGCATGGGGGGGACCCCCAGGATGGGGCAGGGAatggggagggaatgggaggggatgggggagcAGAGCTGAATAAATCCGTCCTGTCCCTGGtgccaggagggctggggaccGAGGGGAgctctttggggggggggggtataggggaagaggaaggtgcTGGCCCTGTCCCCATTCCTGTCCCCTCTCCTGTCCCCAACACCTCCCAGAAATATCCCGCCCtgctgtcccagtgcctggcaCCACAGGGACGTGCGCCCCAGGGGGGGCCGTGGGTGCCATGGGGGCGCTGGGcaatggggaaactgaggcagggaggAGCCGCGTCCCCCACCCCGGTTCCAGCCCCGTGCCTGGCCACAGCCCTGGTCCTGGGGGGCACCCGGGCCGCCCTCCCCGACCACCACGTCTCCCTCGAGACCGGAGCCGTCTTCGTCCACGAGCTGGAGCGGGAGCTGTTCCAGGAGGCCTTCCTCGACGAGGCcgaggatgatgatgatggtgaggGTCAGGCTGAGGGGAGTGGGGACACGGGGGTCTGGGGGGCGGGGGGATAGGCTGGGGGGGCCAGAACTATCCCCTATGTGTGTGAACACCCAGCTAATGGGGGCAGAGGCTTACTCCTGCCCCTGGCAGGCGTGACCCAAATCTCCCTCCCTCCTAGCAtccatccgtccatccatccCAAATCCATTTGGGGACCTCTTACCCTCGAGCACTGctaggctggggagggggggcaccTCCATTTGGGGTTATTCACCCCCAAAAGGCGATCAGGACCCTCCTTGGACCCAATTTCCTCACGGGGAGCGCCCTGTTGGGAAGGGGTTGCGGGGCAGGGGTCCCCCTGGATGACACACGTGTGtcccgtgtccccgtgtccgtGTGTCCCCCCACCCGACAGCCGCCCCCATCACCTTCCATGCCCACCTCCTGGACCACCCCGACCTGCCACGGTGGCTGCGTTTCGCCCAGCGTGGTGCCCACCAGCCCGGCTTCCTCTACGGCAGCCCCACGGCCGCCGAGGTGGGCACGCACATCATCGAGGTAAGCGCCCGGCCTCGTGCAAGGGGGCGGcacggggtgctggggtgcgcgcccccccccccgggggtgggAATTTGGCATCCTGGAGGCCGGggcatctcctcctcctcctgcaggtgctggcgTACAACCGGCTCACCTACGAGACGGTGGCACAGCGGCTCGTCCTCGCCGTCGTCCCCTCTCCAGGTGAGGGCTGCGCACCCCCAAAATGCGCTACCCCCGAGCCCCCAGTGTGGGGTGGTCCCTACAGGTGTGTGTCCACAGGGGGGGAGCTGCCGTTCCAGAGCGAATTCCTGGTGGGGAACAGGAatgtggaggagctgctgccggCCCCTGCGCGGGAGCTTTTTGGGCAGGCGGCGGCTGGCGTCTGGGAGCAAAGTGACCTCAGCATCATCAACGTCACCTCCGCCCTGGACCGCGGTGGCCGCGTGCCCCTGCCCATCGAGGGACGCAAGGAGGGGTAGGGGGGCCACCACCCGGCTGCCTGGCCTGGGGTCGCACTTGGGAAGCtctcccctgccttcccccaggCACCCATGCAGGGGTTTTGGAGGTCTCCTCCTGGCAGCCTCCCCCAAATTTCAGGGTGTACGTGAAGGTGGGCTCCCACCACCCCTTCTCGCCGTGcctggccgccgccgcctcgccgcAGAGCCGCTTCCTCTGCCGCCTGGGCCAGCAGCCCCTCGCCTCCTGCTACGACACCTTCGCCCCCCACTTCGCCATCCGCTGGTGCAACCTCACCCTGGTGAGACCCCCGTGCCCGCGTCCCCACCACCCCAGCGACGTTCCCACCTCTTCCCTTTAACCACCCCCCCCTCAATTCCAGCTGGAGGTCCTGCCCACCCCCACGACGCCGGGGCCGCTGTGGGGTCCCGGGGTGCTGGAGGACGGGGGTGATTTCCAGCCCCCCACCGAGGCGCCCCCCCAGGACCTCCTGCCCGGTTTCCTGCTGACGCTGCTGGTGCCGCTGGCGGTGGCCgcgctgctctgcctgctcctggggcaCCTCATGTGCTGCCGCCGGGAGGGAGTGTGAGtcgggcacggggggggcacagcccggcACCCCTAACCCAAGGGGAGGGCACGGGGATCCCCCCTCCCCGATGGGGCACCCCACTTTGGTGTCCCCTTCCCCGGCGCTCGTGGTCTGGGGACAACCCGGGGGTGGTGACAGCACTTCTCACCATCtggtttttgtgttgtttttctttttttttttttccatttctgctccATTTTGTAGGCAAAAACGGGATTTGGAGACATCTGAGTAAGTCCCTGCGCCCTGGCTGTGGGTTTGCTCCAGGGGGGGAGCTTGGGGTGTGACAATCTGGGGGGCACAGGGACGGGGAGGTgactgggagcagcagccactgccAGCTGATGGGGGAGCTAAATCCTAAAggtccccccaccccaaaaggaCCCCcgcccctccaccccccccacaATAACCCCACACAGACAAAGGCTGGAGCACCAGGAGCCGCTTTATTCCCCATCCTCCCCCTGCTTCACACCGGGCGCGGAGAACCCCCCCAGAACCCCGTTCCCCAAAAGGGGCGCGGGTGGCTCTGCGCCCcactccccttttccccccccccacccccccagcatCCAGCTGGTGCACCACAGCACCATCCACGGCGACACGGAGGAGctgaggagcatggccagcagccGGGACGTCCCGCGGCCCCTCTCCACCCTGCCCATGTTCAACGTGCGCACGGGGCAGCGCATCAACCCCATGCCGGGGCGCGGGGACGGGGCGCGCGCCCCCCTCATCCCACAGCAGCGGTGAGCACTGGCACCGGGGTGGCACCTTGGGGTGGCACCTTGGGGTGGCACCTTTCAGGGGGTGGCACTTTAGGGTGGCGCAGGGCTTTGGGGTGACTTTGCATGGCACCACCAGGCTGCGCATGGGATATTTTGGGGGGAACCTGCAATTATTTGGGGGTGGTGATCACCTTCCAGGTGTGCTGGGGGGGCAGAGCAGGTCCTACCCCCATCCCACCCAACCTAATCTGCCCCAGCTGGCTCGGGGAGTGGCTAAAACCCTTAAATAGCAGCCATGGGATCCTGACCCttctttttttggggaggaATGACCccttttctcctcatttccaggTAATTGGTGGCTGTGTCACTGTCACCTCCACGGGACGAGCTTGCTTTGAGCTCTGTTCCGCCGTGGGGTGGCCTTTACCTGGTAAAGTGCTGCTTTAGCAatgagatgtgttttttttctgctttatttccccGTGTGAGCAGCCGAACCTGGCTGGTTTTGGGGGTGGGCAGTGGGATTTTCGGGGTGCAGCCCTGAGCATCGCTGCAcagcctctgcagggctgggggcggccccAAAAATACTGGGGATGCCCCTGGTCTTGTTCCCGCTGTCATCTCCCCCCAGTTTTTATTTAGAATAGCTATTTTAATGAGGTTTTAGCTAAAAGAGCTATTTATTGTGACCTTTTTGCCCTGTCCCAGCCAGGGCAGATCCCAGTGGTGCTGCTACACTGGGTTTGCTGGTTCTcccccccggggctggagggggggcgcactgggtgctgtggggctggggtcctGGTTGCTGATCATggtctgggggggggtccctgcttccctctgccccctccTCAGCTGTTTTGCCCCATCTCCTCGCAGGGGTCACCCGCTCCCCACCCTCCTCCACCCatgctcccccctccccaagccttGCACCCCAGGGCACACAGTGACCCCACAAGCAGGGCGGGGGGCTCACAGAAAGCCAATTTGGGGGCGCAGGGACCCCGCTGGGTGGCTGCCACCCCTTTGGCCTTGTCGTAGCACCCCGACACCCCCCGGCTCACCTGCAGCACCCCGGAGCCCTCGCCGCTCTCTCCGCTCGCTTCTTCCACCGCTGTCCCCCAGGCATcctgctcagccccccccccccttgcccgCCCCCCTGATGggtgccccggccccgcagccctgcccgaGGACAGAGCCTCATTCACAGCAACCGGGGCAGGCGCCAGGGTGGGGGTTAGGAAAACACGGGGGCCCCACGACGGAACAAGAGGAGCCATTGATGGGCTGAGGAAGGCAGCGGTCAGGCTGCGGCGCATGCTGCTCTCGCTTGCACCCGGatttggggtgtcccccccctaATGTGGCACCCTGTGCATGCACAGCTCGTGGGTGGCCAGCTCCTGTTGCAAGCTGGAGCGGTCACCCAGCTCCTGTTGCAAATGGGGGCACCTCTTGCCTGCACCCCAAAAGCGCATTTCCTGCACCCCATGGTGTGTTTGCACCCCACGGCACTTTTCCTGCACCCCACAGCAAGCACAGAGCCCCCGCACCCAGTTCCCATCCCCACTCCCAGCACCTTTATGTCCTtgtcccccctccccacaccagCTTTTCTGGGCACCCCTggctgtgtggggtgggggcaccctgAGCTGTGTGACCTCACCttgtgccagcagccccccaccTTTCACTGCGTCCCCCCCCTtacctctccttccctcccaccatGGAAGGGGGGGCACAGCACAAAGCCCCCTTGGCCACGGGTGctccccaaaccctccccagccccctgctctcTGGGGGTGGCTCCCActgtccccccccacccctctctGTTGGGCTGAgcaggggggggaggaggaggagtggggggggcggtgggggcTGCACAGGGGCGGGCGGTGAGGACGGGAGCGCAGAAGCGTGGCAGGAGGAGAGCGGTGAGGACACGGCGAGGGGGGGCTCCCGTTCCCCGAACCCCAATTCCCCCCAAAATCCATCCCCGAGCATCCCCGGCGACGCGGGAGAGACGAGGGCGCAAGCGGCACAGGTTTGTCGGATCATTTCACATGCTTTATTTCAGCagtcaaaataattaaaaacatctcaaaTTATTATACATATACAAACTAGGTACAGACTCCTGGAGCATCCGCCTCGCCGGGAGATGGGCCGGCGGTCGGGGTGGGTTCGGCCCCTCCGCACGGcaagagaggaggagagaggctgggggggcgcggggggcagAGAAGCGAGGggagatgatgatgatgatgatgatgatggatGGATgtgtggatggatggatggagaaagAGCTGCTGGAAGATGAGAGCAGAGATGGAGTCCACCTGCGAAGCCCGGGAGCCTGGGCTGCTTTCCCCgtgctttcctttcccttccaagGCTTTTTTGGCTCGACCTTGCATTTGCCTCCGTGCCTCGTTGTCGGGATGCGTGGGGGTGTGGGGTTAAATAGCACCTTTAGAAAATTCACAAGTCGACCCGGGCAGCAAAAGGATGAaggggaatttaaaaaaaataataataaaaataaaactagaggGAAATTCAAAAATCAACCCAAGACTTGCATCCGTTCAGGCAGCCCCGTGTCTGTAGCACCAGACGGTCCCCGGCTCGGTGGCTTTGCGCCACTTGAGCCTCTGAAATGGGACCgaaataaaagagcaaaaatcaGGACAAAAGtcccggggaggggggaaaaccCCAGAACTCCAGGGGGACCTTGAacggaggggaaaaaaaaaaaaagcaaaaatggagagggaaaaaaaaaaatagacaaaactTAGCACCTTTGCTCTGAACCTGGCAGGAAAGTCCCGGCAcggctgaaaaaaaaaaaaaaagttaaaaaaaaaaatactaaaactacttgaaaaaaaaatttaaaaaatattaaccaAAACCACAGCTGTGAGGTAGCCTTCCAGAAAAGGAGAATATGCACTGATGGGTCCGGTTTGCTCCGCTCCAGGGCTTTGGCTGTCGGGGTGGACTCGGGGAGCTCCCCCCTGCGGAACCGGGGCTCGGCTGCAAAAAGCGGGGTGGTGGCGGCTCCGGGCTCCCAGGTCCCCGCGGGTTGCTCGGGGTTGTGTTATTTTTGCTgcctgaacaaaagaaaaaaaaaaaaaaggaagaaaaaaaaaaaaacaacaaggagggggggaagagagaggggaaaaaaaaaaaacaacatcgACAAGAAGCAGATTATAACCGAGAGTTAAACAGCTtcccttcaggaaaaaaaaaaaaaaaggagaaaaaaaatgaaatgcaagaaGCAAAGAGCCCAGTGGAGAAAGGTCGGCCCGAGTTTGCGTTCGGGTGCTCCCCGGCTCCGGGGCTCGGCGCGGGCGGCCCCGTGGGGTGTGAGCATCGCGGGCTTGGTGCTGTCGGGGAGCCCGAGCGGTGCCGTCCGCGGGGCTTAGGGCAGACCGAcaccgaggaggaggaggaggaggagaggagggcaaGCAAGCGAACCCACTTCCtggttattttgtttgaaaagtcatttattttttttttattttttttttttttagg encodes the following:
- the PPP1R9B gene encoding neurabin-2 isoform X2 — encoded protein: MLRTEAASGAAAPGGSGGAPGGGAGSGGLRSASPHRNAYEATIQALKPTKDAEGEDGKKARGKKYGSNVHRIKNMFLQMGTAPGPEGACDLAKGKEKPVRLSLPRASSLNESMEQGNLLKLGTSVSERVSRFDSKPDKPFSKLQETRKIFERSPQEKEATTKLLLRKERAGFQDRKLDVVVKFNGSTESLDKLDTEAVSPTVSQLSAVFEKADLRNNLHKTPGRAGPLNSKLVSKRSRVFLQGTEAGKAESRTGDGPTAPARPRPAEEEKAAGKAGRPAEKDGSVPRVQEVCKIKPVEVEESGESEAEVEAGEPVPAPEPAKGAEGPAPPEPRLEGGEEPPYAEEGVKGERADEGELYDESKKEDFSEADLVDISAYSGLGEDSGGSGLDEDEEADGLYEPESSCVEIPGLSEEEEPVPNRKIQFSTAPIQVFSTYSNEDYDRRNEDVDPMAASAEYELEKRVERLDLFPVELEKDSEGLGISIIGMGAGADMGLEKLGIFVKTVTEGGAAHRDGRIQVNDLIVEVDGTSLVGVTQSFAASVLRNTKGRVRFLIGREKPGEQSEVAQLIQQTLEQERWQREMIEQRYTQYTEDDEETGEYATDEEEEMSPMFPSGEMAIEVFELAENEDTLSPVEMDPEKLVHKFKELQIKHAVTEAEIQQLKRKLQCLEQEKARWRAEKAQLEQSVEENKERMEKLEGYWMEAQNLCQAVDEHLKETQAQYQTLERKYSKAKRLIKEYQQKEIEFLKKETAQRRVLEESELAHKEEMEKLQEKISELRPSCRL